A stretch of the Clostridium fungisolvens genome encodes the following:
- a CDS encoding glycoside hydrolase family 3 protein, translated as MALVDLRAKPYYLSEEDITWVEDTIKGMTLQEKIGQLFINLFLSLDPSKTKEFVSKYPIGGARYLGGSSEKVYEFLSDLQRSSKIPVLVACNCDSGGDGAVSDGTYIASAAQCEASGNEKLAYNAGYVSGREATAIGCNWNFDPCADILYNWRNTIVNTRAYGTNPDSVIKYTTAYIKGLRQSNIASCAKHFPGDGTEERDQHLVLGVNELSVEEWDNSFGKVYKHLIDEGLMTIMAGHIALPEYQYKLNPNLKYEDILPATLSPELINGLLKEQLGFNGLVTTDASHMIGMAAAMKRKDYVPAAIAAGCDMFLFFNDPEEDFNFMLEGYKNGIITDERLHDALRRVLGLKASLKLHVKQKEGTLIAPKEGLEVIGCKEHLDMAVEAADLGISLVKDTWSQLPIRPSTHKRIRLHTLFGEIGGLTHGSNAAEKIIIEELERAGFEVTLNDGNSRDKGKTAELSKNFDAALVFADIVGYAAENNYRIRWKCPMSTDIPWYIHEIPTVFVSLNFTTHLTDVPMMKTYINAYKDTREVIRQTIQKIMGESEFKGTEFNDNVWCDKWETRR; from the coding sequence ATGGCTTTAGTAGATTTAAGAGCAAAACCATACTATTTGAGTGAGGAAGACATAACTTGGGTAGAAGATACGATAAAAGGAATGACATTACAAGAAAAGATAGGACAGTTATTTATAAACTTATTCCTAAGCTTAGATCCTTCAAAAACAAAGGAATTTGTTAGCAAGTACCCTATTGGAGGGGCAAGATACCTTGGAGGAAGCTCTGAAAAAGTATATGAATTTCTTTCAGATCTTCAAAGATCAAGTAAGATACCAGTGCTTGTTGCCTGCAACTGTGATTCTGGTGGGGATGGAGCTGTTAGTGATGGAACATACATCGCTTCAGCAGCACAATGTGAAGCATCAGGCAATGAAAAACTAGCATATAACGCAGGATATGTCAGCGGTCGTGAAGCTACTGCAATAGGATGTAACTGGAACTTTGATCCCTGTGCAGATATATTGTATAACTGGAGAAATACAATTGTTAATACTAGGGCGTATGGTACCAACCCGGATTCAGTTATAAAATATACAACCGCATATATAAAGGGCTTAAGACAAAGCAATATTGCCTCTTGTGCTAAGCATTTCCCAGGAGATGGCACAGAAGAACGTGACCAACATTTAGTTTTAGGGGTAAATGAGCTTAGTGTTGAAGAATGGGATAATAGCTTTGGGAAGGTTTATAAGCATTTAATCGATGAAGGACTAATGACTATAATGGCTGGGCATATTGCCTTGCCAGAATATCAATATAAGTTAAATCCAAACTTAAAATACGAAGATATATTACCAGCAACCCTATCACCTGAGCTTATAAATGGTTTATTAAAAGAACAATTAGGCTTTAATGGGTTAGTTACAACTGATGCATCCCATATGATAGGTATGGCAGCGGCTATGAAACGTAAGGATTATGTACCTGCTGCAATCGCTGCTGGTTGTGATATGTTCTTGTTCTTTAACGATCCGGAGGAAGATTTTAACTTTATGTTAGAGGGGTATAAGAATGGCATAATCACTGATGAGCGTCTACATGATGCTTTAAGAAGAGTTTTGGGATTAAAGGCCTCCTTAAAACTACATGTTAAACAAAAGGAAGGTACTTTGATAGCGCCTAAAGAAGGACTTGAGGTTATTGGATGTAAGGAACATTTAGATATGGCTGTAGAAGCTGCTGATCTTGGAATTTCATTAGTAAAGGATACCTGGAGTCAATTGCCAATAAGGCCAAGCACTCATAAGAGAATAAGACTTCACACACTGTTTGGTGAAATCGGAGGCCTTACCCATGGATCCAATGCTGCTGAAAAGATAATAATTGAAGAACTTGAAAGGGCAGGTTTTGAAGTTACTTTGAATGATGGTAATAGCAGGGATAAAGGAAAAACTGCTGAGTTATCTAAAAACTTCGACGCTGCATTAGTGTTTGCAGATATTGTAGGATACGCAGCTGAAAATAACTATCGTATAAGATGGAAATGTCCTATGTCAACTGATATCCCATGGTACATCCATGAAATACCTACTGTATTTGTTTCTTTAAATTTTACTACTCACTTAACAGATGTTCCTATGATGAAAACTTATATAAATGCTTATAAAGATACTAGAGAAGTTATTCGTCAAACAATCCAAAAAATAATGGGAGAGTCAGAGTTTAAAGGTACAGAATTTAACGATAATGTATGGTGTGATAAGTGGGAAACTAGAAGATAA